A window of Lagenorhynchus albirostris chromosome 11, mLagAlb1.1, whole genome shotgun sequence contains these coding sequences:
- the ZNF384 gene encoding zinc finger protein 384 isoform X7 gives MEESHFNSNPYFWPSIPTVSGQIENTMFINKMKDQLLPEKGCGLAPPHYPTLLTVPASVSLPSGISMDTESKSDQLTPHSQASVTQNITVVPVPSTGLMTAGVSCSQRWRREGSQSRGPGLVITSPSGSLVTTASSAQTFPISAPMIVSALPPGSQALQVVPDLSKKVASTLTEEGGGGGGGGGTVAAKPPRGRKKKRMLESGLPEMNDPYVLSPEDDDDHQKDGKTYRCRMCSLTFYSKSEMQIHSKSHTETKPHKCPHCSKTFANSSYLAQHIRIHSGAKPYSCNFCEKSFRQLSHLQQHTRIHTGDRPYKCAHPGCEKAFTQLSNLQSHRRQHNKDKPFKCHNCHRAYTDATSLEVHLSTHTVKHAKVYTCTICSRAYTSETYLMKHMRKHNPPDLQQQVQAAAAAAAVAQAQAQAQAQAQAQAQAQAQAQAQASQASQQPQQQPPQPPHFQSPGAAPQGGGGGDSNPNPPPQCSFDLTPYKTAEHHKDICLTVTTSTIQVEHLASS, from the exons ATGGAAGAATCTCACTTCAATTCTAACCCGTACTTCTGGCCTTCCATCCCCACGGTCTCAGGACAG ATTGAGAACACGATGTTCATCAACAAGATGAAGGACCAGCTCTTGCCAGAGAAGGGCTGTGGGCTGGCTCCACCCCACTACCCCACCTTGCTGACAGTGCCTGCCTCGGTGTCCCTGCCCTCGGGCATCAGCATGGACACAGAGTCCAAGTCAGACCAGCTGACCCCACATAGCCAGGCATCCGTTACCCAGAATATCACGGTGGTCCCTGTGCCGTCGACAGGACTGATGACCGCTG GAGTCTCCTGTTCTCAGAggtggagaagagaagggagtCAATCAAGGG GTCCCGGCTTGGTTATCACATCCCCCTCAGGCTCCCTCGTGACCACAGCCTCGTCAGCTCAGACCTTCCCCATTTCGGCTCCCATGATTGTCTCAGCTCTTCCCCCTGGCTCACAAGCCCTGCAGGTGGTCCCTGACCTCTCTAAGAAGGTAGCATCGACCCTAACAGAGGAaggaggcggcggcggtggcggcggcggcacTGTGGCCGCTAAGCCCCCCCGGGGCCGAAAGAAGAAGCGGATGCTGGAATCGGGGCTTCCCGAGATGAACGACCCTTACGTCCTCTCCCCTGAGGATGACGATGACCATCAGAAAGACGGCAAGACCTACAG GTGCCGGATGTGCTCCCTGACGTTCTACTCGAAGTCGGAGATGCAGATCCACTCCAAGTCACACACCGAGACCAAGCCCCACAAGTGCCCACACTGCTCCAAGACGTTCGCCAACAGCTCCTACCTGGCCCAGCACATCCGTATCCACTCGGGGGCCAAGCCCTACAGTTGTAACTTCTGTGAGAAGTCCTTCCGCCAGCTCTCTCACCTCCAGCAGCACACCCG AATCCACACCGGGGATAGGCCGTACAAATGTGCACACCCGGGCTGCGAGAAAGCCTTCACACAGCTCTCCAACCTGCAG TCCCACAGGCGGCAGCACAACAAAGATAAACCCTTCAAGTGCCACAACTGTCACCGGGCGTACACGGACGCGACCTCGCTGGAGGTGCACCTGTCCACGCACACAGTGAAGCATGCCAAGGTGTACACCTGCACCATCTGCAGCCGGGCGTACACGTCG GAGACGTACCTGATGAAGCACATGCGCAAACACAACCCTCCTGATCTCCAGCAGCAGGtgcaggcggcggcggcggcggcggcagtggCGCAGGCCCAGgcgcaggcccaggcccaggcgcAGGCGCAGGCCCAGGCGCAGGCGCAGGCCCAGGCGCAGGCCTCCCAGGCTTCGCAGCAGCCACAGCAGCAGCCGCCACAGCCTCCGCACTTCCAGTCCCCGGGGGCGGCCCCCCAGGGCGGGGGTGGCGGGGACAGCAACCCCAATCCCCCGCCCCAGTGCTCCTTCGACCTGACCCCCTATAAGACGGCAGAGCACCACAAGGACATCTGCCTCACCGTCACCACCAGCACCATCCAGGTAGAGCACCTGGCCAGCTCGTAG
- the ZNF384 gene encoding zinc finger protein 384 isoform X5 codes for MEESHFNSNPYFWPSIPTVSGQIENTMFINKMKDQLLPEKGCGLAPPHYPTLLTVPASVSLPSGISMDTESKSDQLTPHSQASVTQNITVVPVPSTGLMTAGVSCSQRWRREGSQSRGPGLVITSPSGSLVTTASSAQTFPISAPMIVSALPPGSQALQVVPDLSKKVASTLTEEGGGGGGGGGTVAAKPPRGRKKKRMLESGLPEMNDPYVLSPEDDDDHQKDGKTYRSEGNCGTGNGQSLGLMDSVPGSTTNLLCDPGCRMCSLTFYSKSEMQIHSKSHTETKPHKCPHCSKTFANSSYLAQHIRIHSGAKPYSCNFCEKSFRQLSHLQQHTRIHTGDRPYKCAHPGCEKAFTQLSNLQSHRRQHNKDKPFKCHNCHRAYTDATSLEVHLSTHTVKHAKVYTCTICSRAYTSETYLMKHMRKHNPPDLQQQVQAAAAAAAVAQAQAQAQAQAQAQAQAQAQAQAQASQASQQPQQQPPQPPHFQSPGAAPQGGGGGDSNPNPPPQCSFDLTPYKTAEHHKDICLTVTTSTIQVEHLASS; via the exons ATGGAAGAATCTCACTTCAATTCTAACCCGTACTTCTGGCCTTCCATCCCCACGGTCTCAGGACAG ATTGAGAACACGATGTTCATCAACAAGATGAAGGACCAGCTCTTGCCAGAGAAGGGCTGTGGGCTGGCTCCACCCCACTACCCCACCTTGCTGACAGTGCCTGCCTCGGTGTCCCTGCCCTCGGGCATCAGCATGGACACAGAGTCCAAGTCAGACCAGCTGACCCCACATAGCCAGGCATCCGTTACCCAGAATATCACGGTGGTCCCTGTGCCGTCGACAGGACTGATGACCGCTG GAGTCTCCTGTTCTCAGAggtggagaagagaagggagtCAATCAAGGG GTCCCGGCTTGGTTATCACATCCCCCTCAGGCTCCCTCGTGACCACAGCCTCGTCAGCTCAGACCTTCCCCATTTCGGCTCCCATGATTGTCTCAGCTCTTCCCCCTGGCTCACAAGCCCTGCAGGTGGTCCCTGACCTCTCTAAGAAGGTAGCATCGACCCTAACAGAGGAaggaggcggcggcggtggcggcggcggcacTGTGGCCGCTAAGCCCCCCCGGGGCCGAAAGAAGAAGCGGATGCTGGAATCGGGGCTTCCCGAGATGAACGACCCTTACGTCCTCTCCCCTGAGGATGACGATGACCATCAGAAAGACGGCAAGACCTACAG GAGCGAAGGGAACTGCGGCACAGGAAATGGACAGAGCCTTGGGCTCATGGATTCAGTTCCCGGCTCCACCAcgaacttgctgtgtgaccctgg GTGCCGGATGTGCTCCCTGACGTTCTACTCGAAGTCGGAGATGCAGATCCACTCCAAGTCACACACCGAGACCAAGCCCCACAAGTGCCCACACTGCTCCAAGACGTTCGCCAACAGCTCCTACCTGGCCCAGCACATCCGTATCCACTCGGGGGCCAAGCCCTACAGTTGTAACTTCTGTGAGAAGTCCTTCCGCCAGCTCTCTCACCTCCAGCAGCACACCCG AATCCACACCGGGGATAGGCCGTACAAATGTGCACACCCGGGCTGCGAGAAAGCCTTCACACAGCTCTCCAACCTGCAG TCCCACAGGCGGCAGCACAACAAAGATAAACCCTTCAAGTGCCACAACTGTCACCGGGCGTACACGGACGCGACCTCGCTGGAGGTGCACCTGTCCACGCACACAGTGAAGCATGCCAAGGTGTACACCTGCACCATCTGCAGCCGGGCGTACACGTCG GAGACGTACCTGATGAAGCACATGCGCAAACACAACCCTCCTGATCTCCAGCAGCAGGtgcaggcggcggcggcggcggcggcagtggCGCAGGCCCAGgcgcaggcccaggcccaggcgcAGGCGCAGGCCCAGGCGCAGGCGCAGGCCCAGGCGCAGGCCTCCCAGGCTTCGCAGCAGCCACAGCAGCAGCCGCCACAGCCTCCGCACTTCCAGTCCCCGGGGGCGGCCCCCCAGGGCGGGGGTGGCGGGGACAGCAACCCCAATCCCCCGCCCCAGTGCTCCTTCGACCTGACCCCCTATAAGACGGCAGAGCACCACAAGGACATCTGCCTCACCGTCACCACCAGCACCATCCAGGTAGAGCACCTGGCCAGCTCGTAG